In one window of Macadamia integrifolia cultivar HAES 741 chromosome 2, SCU_Mint_v3, whole genome shotgun sequence DNA:
- the LOC122060550 gene encoding phospholipase D alpha 1 — protein MAQILLHGTLHATIFEIDRLHGGGGPKIFRKLMEGIEDTIGLGKGISKLYATVDLEKARVGRTRMLEKEPVNPRWYESFHIYCAHMASNIIFTVKDEKPIGAAVVGRAYVPVEEVLNGEEVDRWVEILDNDHNPIHGGPKIHVKLQFFDITKDRNWARGVRSVKFPGVPYTFFSHRQGCKVSLYQDSHIPDDFIPKIPLSGGNYYEPHRCWEDIFDAITNAKHLIYITGWSVYTEITLVRDSRRPKPGGDITLGELLKKKASEGVRVLMLVWDDRTSVGLLKKDGLMATHDEETGNFFHDTDVHCVLCPRNPDDGGSIVQDLEISTMFTHHQKIVVVDSALPSGGSDKRRIVSFVGGIDLCDGRYDTPFHSLFRTLDTAHHDDFHQPNFTGASINKGGPREPWHDIHSRLEGPIAWDVLYNFEQRWRKQGGKDLLVQLRDLGDIIIPPSPVTFPEDHETWNVQLFRSIDGGAAFGFPETPEDAARAGLVSGKDNIIDRSIQDAYINAIRRAKNFIYIENQYFLGSSFGWKADDIKVEDIGALHLIPKELSLKIVSKIEAGERFTVYVVVPMWPEGIPESGSVQAILDWQRRTMEMMYTDITQALSAKGIEANPKDYLTFFCLGNREMKKGGEYEPSEQPEPDSDYSRAQQARRFMIYVHAKMMIVDDEYIIVGSANINQRSMDGARDSEIAMGAYQPYHLANREPARGQIHGFRMALWYEHLGMLDDSFDQPESVQCVQKVNKIAEKYWDIYSSDSLDRDLPGHLLCYPVAVASDGTITEFPGMEHFPDTKARILGAKSDYLPPILTT, from the exons ATGGCGCAAATTCTTCTTCATGGGACACTTCATGCTACGATCTTCGAGATTGATAGGCTGCACGGAGGAGGTGGTCCTAAGATCTTCCGGAAG CTTATGGAGGGAATTGAGGACACTATTGGTCTAGGAAAAGGGATCAGCAAACTGTATGCAACAGTTGATCTAGAAAAAGCTAGAGTTGGCCGAACCAGAATGCTGGAAAAAGAACCTGTTAATCCCAGGTGGTACGAGTCTTTTCATATTTACTGCGCCCATATGGCCTCTAATATTATCTTCACTGTCAAAGATGAAAAGCCCATTGGGGCAGCAGTAGTTGGAAGAGCTTACGTACCTGTGGAGGAAGTCTTAAATGGGGAAGAAGTAGATAGATGGGTCGAAATCTTGGATAACGACCACAATCCTATACATGGAGGCCCAAAGATACATGTGAAGCTGCAGTTTTTCGATATTACTAAAGATCGTAACTGGGCTAGGGGTGTCAGAAGTGTGAAATTCCCTGGGGTCCCTTACACATTCTTCTCACATAGACAGGGATGCAAAGTTTCTCTGTACCAAGATTCCCATATCCCAGACGActttatcccaaaaatacctcTTTCTGGAGGCAACTACTATGAGCCCCATAGATGCTGGGAGGATATATTTGATGCAATCACCAATGCTAAACACTTGATTTACATAACTGGGTGGTCTGTGTACACCGAGATAACCTTGGTGAGGGACTCAAGAAGGCCAAAGCCTGGAGGAGATATTACCCTGGGTGAGCTTCTCAAGAAGAAGGCTAGTGAAGGTGTCAGGGTCCTTATGCTTGTTTGGGATGATAGGACATCTGTTGGTTTGCTAAAGAAGGATGGGTTGATGGCCACCCATGACGAAGAAACTGGTAATTTCTTCCATGACACTGACGTCCACTGTGTCTTGTGCCCTCGTAATCCTGATGATGGGGGGAGCATTGTTCAAGACTTGGAGATTTCAACAATGTTCACTCATCATCAGAAGATTGTGGTGGTGGATAGTGCATTGCCCAGTGGTGGGTCGGATAAGAGGCGCATTGTGAGTTTTGTTGGTGGTATAGATCTTTGTGATGGGAGGTATGATACACCCTTCCATTCACTTTTCAGAACCTTGGATACAGCCCACCATGATGATTTCCATCAGCCCAACTTCACTGGTGCTTCAATCAATAAAGGTGGACCTAGGGAGCCTTGGCATGATATTCATTCCCGGCTAGAAGGACCTATAGCTTGGGATGTACTGTACAATTTTGAGCAGAGGTGGAGGAAGCAAGGGGGGAAGGACTTACTTGTTCAGCTCAGGGACCTTGGTGACATCATTATACCACCATCTCCTGTTACGTTCCCAGAAGACCATGAAACATGGAATGTCCAGTTATTCCGATCCATTGACGGTGGTGCTGCCTTTGGCTTCCCTGAGACACCAGAGGATGCAGCCCGGGCTGGGCTTGTCAGTGGGAAGGACAACATCATTGATCGAAGTATTCAGGATGCTTATATAAATGCCATTAGACGAGCAAAGAATTTCATTTACATTGAAAATCAATATTTCCTTGGAAGCTCATTCGGTTGGAAGGCAGATGACATCAAGGTTGAGGATATTGGTGCTTTGCATCTTATTCCAAAGGAACTCTCACTTAAGATTGTCAGTAAGATTGAAGCAGGGGAGAGGTTTACTGTCTATGTTGTGGTCCCTATGTGGCCAGAAGGGATTCCAGAGAGTGGATCAGTTCAAGCAATATTAGATTGGCAGAGGAGGACAATGGAAATGATGTACACTGATATAACTCAGGCCCTTAGCGCTAAGGGGATCGAGGCAAACCCCAAGGACTATTTGACATTCTTTTGCCTTGGGAATCGAGAGATGAAGAAGGGTGGTGAATATGAACCTTCGGAACAACCAGAGCCAGATTCAGATTATAGCAGAGCCCAGCAAGCACGGCGTTTCATGATATATGTTCATGCTAAGATGATGATAG TTGACGATGAATACATAATCGTTGGTTCTGCCAATATCAACCAGAGGTCAATGGATGGTGCTAGGGACTCTGAGATAGCTATGGGAGCCTACCAACCATATCATCTAGCCAATAGGGAACCCGCCAGGGGTCAGATCCATGGCTTCCGGATGGCTTTATGGTACGAGCATCTTGGCATGCTTGATGATTCATTCGACCAGCCTGAGAGTGTGCAATGCGTGCAGAAGGTAAACAAGATTGCTGAGAAGTATTGGGATATTTACTCCAGTGATTCTCTGGATCGCGACCTGCCAGGTCACCTTCTCTGCTACCCAGTTGCAGTAGCAAGTGACGGGACCATCACAGAATTTCCAGGGATGGAACACTTCCCCGACACCAAGGCTCGCATTCTTGGTGCCAAATCTGACTATCTTCCTCCAATCCTCACTACGTAA